In Ochrobactrum sp. Marseille-Q0166, a single genomic region encodes these proteins:
- a CDS encoding ribbon-helix-helix domain-containing protein: MNRSAKLKKRSVSIRGHATSYTLEDPFFEVLEEIARTRSASVSSLVAEIDGQRERSTNLSSALRLYILDWLKSRIQHQG, translated from the coding sequence GTGAACCGCTCCGCTAAACTCAAAAAGCGTTCTGTCAGCATCCGTGGTCATGCCACGAGTTATACGCTTGAAGACCCGTTCTTCGAAGTGCTTGAGGAAATTGCAAGAACACGGAGTGCCTCGGTCTCATCGCTCGTGGCAGAGATCGACGGACAACGCGAACGCAGCACAAACCTGTCTTCCGCCCTTAGGCTCTACATACTTGACTGGCTGAAATCCAGAATTCAGCATCAAGGCTGA
- a CDS encoding DUF4169 family protein, with the protein MSEIINLRQFKKNKARVVREEQAEQNRNLFGRTKAEKNFAKKEEAEAKNFLKNNRLEPVDKPEKQE; encoded by the coding sequence ATGAGCGAGATTATCAATCTTCGCCAGTTCAAAAAGAACAAGGCGCGTGTCGTCAGGGAAGAACAAGCGGAACAGAATCGTAATCTGTTTGGGCGGACAAAAGCTGAAAAAAACTTCGCAAAAAAAGAAGAAGCCGAGGCGAAAAACTTCCTCAAAAACAATAGGCTTGAACCTGTCGATAAGCCGGAAAAGCAAGAGTGA
- a CDS encoding SspB family protein, with amino-acid sequence MVQDLIRYDILAQEALRGVIRKVLAEVAATGLPGNHHFFITFLTGAPGVRISSRLKEKYPEQMTVVLQHQYWDMVVTDQQFEIGLSFGDVPEKLTIPFSAIRGFYDPSVNFELEFDVSVVQPTSDNDEGDNLSSIEPISSDDTSEKTKSKSKSRKPAADKGDAAATDQSASEDDTEAKPSADVVSLDSFRKK; translated from the coding sequence ATGGTTCAGGATCTCATCCGTTACGATATTCTCGCTCAGGAAGCCCTCCGCGGTGTCATTCGCAAGGTTCTTGCAGAAGTGGCAGCGACTGGCTTGCCCGGTAATCATCACTTCTTTATCACGTTCCTCACGGGAGCGCCCGGTGTGCGCATTTCATCTCGGCTCAAGGAGAAATATCCTGAGCAGATGACAGTCGTGCTGCAGCATCAATACTGGGATATGGTGGTCACCGATCAGCAGTTTGAAATTGGCTTATCATTCGGCGATGTCCCGGAAAAGCTGACGATTCCATTCTCTGCCATTCGTGGATTCTACGATCCATCCGTGAATTTTGAACTTGAATTCGACGTCTCGGTTGTTCAGCCAACAAGCGATAATGACGAAGGCGACAACCTCTCTTCTATCGAACCGATATCGTCCGACGATACATCTGAGAAGACGAAATCTAAATCCAAGTCGCGCAAGCCGGCCGCTGATAAAGGTGATGCCGCAGCAACCGATCAATCAGCTTCTGAGGATGATACTGAAGCCAAGCCATCAGCAGATGTGGTTTCACTGGATTCTTTCCGAAAAAAATAA
- a CDS encoding TetR/AcrR family transcriptional regulator, translating into MKPTDMLENAVLADRRPLLSEGVNVTSVKSGLKPGQCMKRDFILCAATRVFYRDGFQGASIDLIATEAGVSRQTIYNHYRDKEALLAAVVDDAFERMSSSLFAVLATFPQSGEKLEENLIAFSIRMSRNCVHDSATVFLRKLFQSDEDALPLQGNICSNKGPAQAVPAIAAHLARLALAGDLVIEDPDLAARHYLALINADIHYHLLTGQAVDDSIIEKSAINGVRTFLMAFGSRI; encoded by the coding sequence ATGAAACCTACTGACATGCTAGAGAATGCCGTTTTGGCAGACAGACGCCCCCTCCTTTCAGAAGGGGTAAACGTCACATCTGTAAAATCAGGTTTGAAGCCGGGTCAATGCATGAAGCGCGACTTCATTCTTTGCGCCGCTACACGCGTGTTTTATCGGGATGGATTTCAGGGCGCGAGCATTGATCTGATTGCAACCGAGGCAGGCGTTTCACGCCAAACGATTTACAATCATTATCGGGACAAGGAAGCACTCCTCGCGGCAGTTGTAGACGATGCCTTTGAGAGAATGTCGTCCAGTCTTTTTGCAGTGCTCGCGACATTTCCTCAGTCTGGCGAAAAACTAGAAGAGAACCTGATCGCCTTCTCCATCCGGATGAGTCGTAACTGCGTGCATGACTCAGCTACGGTGTTCTTGCGCAAACTATTCCAGTCCGATGAAGATGCTCTGCCCCTTCAAGGCAATATTTGTAGCAATAAAGGCCCTGCACAGGCAGTTCCAGCCATAGCCGCCCATCTGGCGCGACTTGCACTGGCTGGTGATCTTGTGATTGAAGACCCCGATCTTGCCGCACGGCATTACCTCGCTCTCATTAATGCGGATATTCACTATCACCTGCTGACAGGCCAGGCGGTAGACGATTCCATTATTGAGAAAAGCGCAATCAACGGTGTGCGGACATTCTTGATGGCTTTTGGGTCACGCATTTAA
- a CDS encoding multidrug effflux MFS transporter, with the protein MTSSLVRNAIILGLLSAIGPFAIDMYLPALPTIAIDLHAETSAVQMSLLAFFIALALAQLFVGPLSDMVGRKLPLYGGLVLFAVGSIGSALATNIDILVLFRFVQGLGAAASSVIPRAIVRDLHTGVDAARLMSLLMLVFSISPILAPLSGSVIIDFFGWRGVFWAVLVAALVGVVLIATSLKETRGTEARLESNISSALAGYGRLLKDRYFIGLACIGGFGIASFFVYLANSSFILIEHYGLSPSQYAIAFSMNAVSFFSVSQLNGLLGARFGLRRVMQIAVSGFAAVMLAMFAAVLMGHSNFWLIAGFLFVGYGFLGLVIPTTAVLALEEHGEIAGTASALLGTLHFVIGGIAIGVTGAFFDGSAVPMTAGIAVCALIAFLLSLVVFARKPRTATEPATI; encoded by the coding sequence ATGACTTCAAGTCTCGTGCGCAATGCCATTATTCTTGGTCTTCTTTCGGCAATCGGCCCGTTTGCCATTGATATGTATCTGCCTGCGTTGCCGACCATAGCAATTGATCTCCATGCAGAGACGAGTGCCGTTCAAATGAGTCTTTTGGCATTTTTCATTGCCTTGGCGCTCGCACAGCTTTTTGTCGGCCCGTTGTCAGATATGGTCGGGCGCAAGCTTCCGCTCTATGGTGGGCTTGTCCTGTTCGCAGTTGGCAGCATCGGTTCGGCGCTGGCAACGAATATCGATATACTTGTGCTGTTCCGGTTTGTTCAGGGCTTGGGTGCTGCGGCAAGTTCTGTCATCCCAAGGGCGATCGTTCGTGACCTGCATACCGGTGTTGACGCGGCAAGACTTATGTCCCTGTTGATGCTCGTCTTCTCTATTTCGCCTATCCTTGCTCCATTGAGCGGGTCGGTAATTATCGACTTTTTTGGCTGGCGCGGCGTTTTCTGGGCAGTTCTGGTGGCAGCACTCGTCGGCGTCGTCCTGATAGCAACGTCACTCAAAGAAACACGTGGAACTGAAGCACGGCTTGAGAGCAATATCAGCAGCGCTCTTGCTGGCTATGGCCGTCTGCTCAAGGACCGCTATTTCATCGGCTTGGCCTGTATTGGCGGCTTCGGCATAGCGTCCTTCTTTGTTTATCTGGCGAACTCGTCATTTATTCTGATCGAACATTACGGTCTTAGTCCAAGCCAGTATGCTATCGCATTTTCAATGAATGCAGTTTCGTTCTTCAGCGTTTCGCAGCTCAACGGCTTGTTGGGTGCACGTTTCGGTTTGCGACGTGTCATGCAGATCGCTGTGTCAGGTTTTGCAGCCGTCATGCTTGCCATGTTTGCAGCCGTTTTGATGGGGCATAGTAACTTTTGGCTGATTGCTGGCTTTTTGTTTGTCGGATATGGTTTTCTGGGATTGGTCATTCCGACCACAGCCGTATTGGCCCTTGAGGAACATGGCGAAATTGCAGGAACGGCATCTGCACTTCTAGGAACACTGCACTTTGTGATTGGTGGCATTGCAATCGGTGTTACCGGCGCATTCTTTGATGGTTCTGCCGTGCCAATGACCGCAGGCATTGCGGTCTGCGCGCTTATTGCATTCCTGTTGAGTTTGGTTGTGTTTGCAAGAAAACCACGGACAGCCACCGAGCCTGCAACAATCTAA
- a CDS encoding DUF2853 family protein, giving the protein MSDYLADVRRYDAAADEAIVEKIVKHLGIALRNRDSSLVSATDPEELKRVRDSWVHKKLGVADEAKAVEVVDHVAEVMKGDRNKGRVTFYYLVAKQLGKLGDL; this is encoded by the coding sequence ATGAGTGATTATCTCGCGGATGTCCGCCGTTATGATGCTGCTGCTGATGAAGCGATTGTCGAGAAAATCGTAAAGCATCTTGGTATTGCGCTGCGCAATCGCGATTCCTCTCTCGTTTCAGCAACTGATCCGGAAGAATTGAAGCGCGTACGTGACAGCTGGGTTCATAAAAAGCTTGGCGTCGCTGATGAAGCCAAGGCTGTGGAAGTTGTCGACCACGTTGCCGAAGTTATGAAGGGGGATCGCAATAAAGGACGCGTTACGTTCTATTATCTGGTTGCCAAGCAGCTTGGTAAGCTCGGCGATCTTTGA
- a CDS encoding thymidylate synthase, protein MRTYLDLLQHVLDNGSDRGDRTGTGTRSVFGYQMRYNLADGFPVLTTKKLHLRSIIHELLWFLKGDTNIAYLKENGVSIWDEWADENGDLGPVYGYQWRSWPAPDGRHIDQIANLLKMLRENPNSRRLIVSAWNPALVDEMALPPCHCLFQFYVSDGKLSCQLYQRSADTFLGVPFNIASYALLTMMIAQVAGLEPGDFVHTLGDAHIYSNHFEQARLQLTRTPKALPTMRINPDVKDLFAFRYEDFELVGYEADPTIKAPIAV, encoded by the coding sequence ATGCGCACCTATCTCGACCTTCTCCAGCATGTTCTCGACAATGGTTCAGACCGCGGTGATCGAACCGGAACGGGTACGCGTTCGGTTTTCGGCTATCAGATGCGTTATAATCTTGCTGATGGTTTCCCGGTTTTGACCACCAAGAAGCTGCACTTGCGCTCGATCATTCATGAGTTGCTATGGTTTCTCAAAGGTGACACCAATATCGCCTATCTCAAGGAAAATGGCGTCTCAATCTGGGACGAATGGGCCGATGAGAACGGTGATCTCGGTCCGGTCTATGGTTATCAGTGGCGCTCCTGGCCGGCACCTGATGGTCGTCATATCGATCAGATCGCGAATCTTCTCAAAATGTTACGCGAAAATCCTAACTCACGCCGTCTGATTGTTTCTGCATGGAACCCGGCGCTGGTTGATGAAATGGCTTTGCCGCCGTGTCATTGCCTGTTCCAGTTTTATGTTTCCGACGGAAAACTGTCGTGTCAGCTCTATCAGCGTTCGGCGGATACTTTTTTGGGCGTTCCGTTTAACATTGCATCCTATGCGCTGCTGACGATGATGATCGCGCAAGTGGCCGGGCTTGAGCCGGGCGATTTTGTGCATACACTTGGTGACGCTCATATTTATTCCAATCATTTTGAGCAGGCACGTCTACAACTGACCCGCACGCCAAAAGCGTTACCGACCATGCGCATCAACCCGGATGTGAAAGATCTGTTTGCTTTCCGTTACGAGGACTTTGAGCTGGTGGGTTATGAAGCTGATCCAACAATCAAAGCACCGATTGCGGTGTAG
- a CDS encoding dihydrofolate reductase → MTNNKAVISIVVAASENNVIGRDNDMPWKLSTDLKRFKALTLGKPVIMGRKTWESIGRPLPGRPNLVVTRDAAFKADGATILGSLDAAIQLGCKLALELNVDEACIIGGGRIYEQALPLADRLHLTRVLATIDGDTFFPEIDSTIWKEISSEDVPAGEKDSHPTRYIRYDRQVM, encoded by the coding sequence ATGACCAATAACAAAGCCGTTATTTCGATTGTCGTTGCCGCGTCCGAAAACAATGTCATTGGCCGCGACAACGATATGCCGTGGAAACTCTCCACAGATCTCAAGCGATTTAAGGCTCTTACCCTTGGAAAGCCGGTCATTATGGGGCGAAAGACATGGGAATCTATTGGTCGTCCATTGCCGGGGCGTCCCAATCTCGTCGTGACGCGTGATGCAGCTTTTAAAGCTGACGGGGCAACGATTCTAGGTTCTCTCGATGCGGCAATTCAATTGGGGTGCAAGCTCGCGCTTGAGCTGAATGTGGATGAGGCTTGCATAATTGGTGGCGGCAGGATTTACGAGCAGGCTTTGCCGCTTGCCGACCGTTTGCATCTGACGCGTGTTCTCGCAACGATCGATGGTGACACGTTTTTCCCGGAAATCGATTCGACAATCTGGAAGGAAATCAGCTCGGAAGACGTGCCCGCTGGCGAGAAAGATAGCCACCCAACGCGCTATATCCGGTATGACCGACAGGTTATGTAA
- the hflK gene encoding FtsH protease activity modulator HflK — protein sequence MPWSNQNGGGGGPWGGGGDNNNNGGNGGPWGQGPKGPRNGGQNTPPDLEDILRKGQDRLKKVFPGGSGGKGGSNRGVFFLIGAAVLGLWLYQSVYTVQPDELAVELVFGKPKAEVSEPGLHFLLWPVETVEKAQIVEKQINIGGQGSRNATQGLMLTGDQNIVNVQFSVLYRVSNPRDYLFNVESPDAMVQQVSESAIREIVGRRPAQDVFRDNRAAIAQSVRDIIQATLDRYNAGIQINAVSIEDAAPPREVADAFDEVQRAEQDEDRFVEESNQYSNQRLGQARGEAAQLREEAAAYKNRVVQEAEGEAQRFTSVLEQYEKAPEVTRNRLFLETMEDVLAGTKKVIVEAGKDVVPYLPLSELMRQQPRAGATDATTNSGGN from the coding sequence ATGCCCTGGAGTAATCAGAATGGCGGCGGCGGTGGCCCATGGGGTGGCGGCGGCGACAACAATAATAATGGCGGCAATGGCGGCCCATGGGGGCAGGGGCCGAAAGGCCCGCGCAATGGCGGTCAGAACACGCCTCCTGATCTTGAGGATATTCTTCGCAAAGGCCAGGATCGTCTGAAAAAAGTTTTCCCGGGTGGCAGTGGCGGCAAGGGGGGCAGCAATCGTGGTGTATTCTTCCTGATTGGTGCGGCGGTTCTTGGCCTGTGGCTGTATCAGTCGGTTTATACCGTACAGCCGGATGAACTTGCTGTTGAACTCGTCTTTGGTAAGCCAAAGGCTGAGGTTTCTGAGCCGGGCCTGCATTTCCTTCTCTGGCCGGTTGAGACAGTTGAAAAAGCTCAGATCGTTGAAAAGCAGATCAATATTGGTGGTCAGGGGTCGCGTAATGCAACGCAAGGCCTGATGCTGACCGGCGACCAGAATATTGTCAATGTTCAGTTCTCGGTTCTCTATCGCGTCTCCAATCCGCGTGATTATCTGTTCAATGTCGAAAGCCCGGATGCCATGGTGCAGCAGGTTTCCGAGAGTGCGATCCGTGAAATCGTAGGCCGCAGACCGGCGCAGGATGTTTTCCGAGATAATCGTGCTGCCATTGCGCAGAGCGTTCGTGACATCATTCAGGCGACGCTTGACCGATATAATGCCGGTATTCAGATCAATGCAGTTTCCATTGAAGATGCGGCACCTCCGCGTGAAGTGGCGGATGCATTCGATGAAGTGCAGCGTGCTGAGCAGGATGAAGATCGTTTCGTAGAAGAATCCAATCAGTATTCTAACCAGCGCCTCGGCCAGGCGCGCGGTGAAGCGGCTCAGCTTCGCGAAGAAGCAGCTGCTTATAAGAACCGCGTCGTTCAGGAAGCAGAAGGTGAAGCGCAGCGTTTCACGTCTGTGCTTGAACAGTACGAGAAAGCACCGGAAGTAACACGCAATCGTCTGTTCCTTGAAACCATGGAAGACGTGCTTGCCGGGACCAAGAAGGTTATCGTGGAAGCGGGCAAGGATGTTGTTCCATACCTTCCTTTGAGTGAACTTATGCGTCAGCAGCCGCGTGCCGGTGCAACTGATGCAACGACGAATAGCGGAGGTAACTAA
- a CDS encoding protease modulator HflC, with protein sequence MASNRLPFFVGIIAVAAFLLYSSVFIVNERQQAIVLRFGQIVDVKTDPGIYFKMPFGFLDADTVQLIDDRLLRFDLDDIRVQVSGGKFYDVDAFLVYRITDPRKFRETVSGSTLLAEQRLRTRLDAALRGVYGQRGFEAALSEERGDMMREVANQLRADATSLGITIEDVRIRRTDLTAEVSQQTYDRMKAERLAEAERLRARGREAAQRIRAIADRQVVETLAEARKESEILRGEGEAQRSEIFAQSAAKDPGFYAFYRSMAAYRKALETPDTTLVISPDSEFFKFFRDAGGKLPTPAQ encoded by the coding sequence ATGGCCAGTAACAGGCTTCCGTTCTTTGTTGGCATTATCGCCGTTGCAGCATTTCTTCTTTATTCGTCGGTGTTCATCGTCAATGAACGTCAACAGGCTATCGTTCTGCGTTTTGGTCAGATCGTTGACGTGAAAACCGATCCCGGCATCTATTTTAAAATGCCGTTCGGTTTCCTCGATGCCGATACTGTGCAGCTGATTGATGATCGTCTGTTGCGTTTTGATCTTGACGATATTCGCGTTCAGGTTTCTGGCGGTAAGTTCTATGATGTGGATGCGTTCCTCGTTTACCGCATTACCGATCCGCGTAAGTTCCGTGAAACTGTTTCCGGTAGCACGTTGCTCGCTGAACAGCGCCTGCGTACACGTCTTGATGCTGCTCTTCGTGGTGTTTATGGTCAGCGTGGCTTTGAAGCTGCTCTTTCCGAAGAGCGCGGCGACATGATGCGTGAAGTTGCCAATCAGCTGCGTGCTGATGCCACCTCACTCGGCATCACGATTGAAGATGTTCGCATCCGTCGTACCGACCTCACGGCTGAAGTTTCGCAGCAGACCTATGACCGCATGAAGGCTGAACGTCTTGCAGAAGCAGAACGTCTGCGCGCACGTGGCCGGGAAGCTGCACAGCGTATCCGCGCTATTGCCGATCGTCAGGTTGTGGAAACGCTTGCTGAAGCGCGTAAGGAATCGGAAATCCTCCGCGGTGAAGGCGAAGCGCAGCGCAGTGAAATCTTCGCTCAGTCTGCCGCGAAGGATCCAGGCTTCTATGCGTTCTATCGTTCGATGGCAGCATATCGCAAAGCGCTGGAAACGCCGGATACGACGTTGGTTATTTCGCCGGATTCGGAGTTCTTCAAGTTCTTCCGTGATGCTGGTGGCAAACTGCCAACACCGGCCCAGTAA
- a CDS encoding DUF2065 domain-containing protein, whose product MSDFLAAVGLLFVFEGLLYGGFPFFAKKLARDASEAPESMLRIAGLCALAIGVFIVWLVRG is encoded by the coding sequence ATGAGCGATTTTCTAGCCGCCGTAGGTCTTCTCTTCGTCTTCGAGGGGCTGCTCTACGGTGGCTTTCCTTTTTTTGCTAAAAAGCTTGCGCGGGATGCATCCGAAGCACCGGAAAGCATGTTGCGGATTGCAGGGCTTTGCGCTCTTGCGATCGGTGTTTTCATTGTCTGGCTTGTCAGGGGATAA
- a CDS encoding Do family serine endopeptidase, producing MAIAPKAGFARTLLATVALGAMSFTGAVAIGAAPAFAQQTAPVRKGPDSVADLAEGLLDAVVNISTSQTVKEDGEQDGAVPMPQVPEGSPFQEFFKDFFNDKDGGKNSDSRKVQSLGSGFVIDAEKGFIVTNNHVIADADEIEVNFVDGSKLKAELVGKDTKTDLAVLKVDPAKHKLKSVQFGNSDKARIGDWVLAIGNPFGLGGTVTAGIISARKRDIQSGPYDDFIQTDAAINRGNSGGPLFDMDGKVIGINTAIYSPSGGSIGIGFAIPAEMAVGVIDQLKEFGEVRRGWLGVRIQPVTDDIAESLGLKDAKGALIAGLIENSGVDNKEIKAGDVVIRYDAKPVERARDLPRLVAESAVGDEVEVVVVRDGEEKTVKVKLGRLIEDDKSTEEATEDQAPPPDMEEGEEGQEVPNAPKPDTKKKEQTEQAGTTVLGMKLSEINDDIRGEFGIAEDVEGVAVLYVAPGSAAGEKRIEMGDVIVDIGQVTVKSPVDVKKRIDALRREGRKNALLMLASRSGELRFVTIRID from the coding sequence ATGGCAATTGCACCCAAGGCGGGATTTGCCCGTACCCTTCTGGCGACAGTCGCCCTTGGCGCGATGAGTTTTACAGGGGCAGTTGCAATCGGCGCCGCGCCTGCATTCGCGCAGCAAACAGCGCCCGTTCGCAAAGGACCGGATTCGGTGGCTGATCTGGCCGAAGGGCTTCTTGATGCTGTCGTGAACATCTCGACATCGCAAACGGTTAAAGAGGATGGCGAACAGGATGGTGCTGTGCCGATGCCACAGGTGCCGGAAGGCTCGCCGTTTCAGGAGTTCTTCAAAGACTTCTTCAATGACAAAGATGGTGGCAAGAATAGCGATTCCCGCAAGGTGCAGTCGCTCGGCTCGGGCTTTGTGATTGATGCGGAAAAAGGTTTCATCGTCACCAACAACCACGTCATCGCTGATGCAGATGAAATTGAGGTGAATTTCGTTGACGGTTCGAAACTGAAGGCTGAGCTGGTCGGCAAAGACACAAAGACAGACCTTGCCGTTCTGAAGGTTGATCCGGCGAAGCATAAGCTTAAATCCGTACAGTTTGGCAATTCGGATAAAGCGCGTATTGGCGACTGGGTATTGGCAATTGGTAATCCGTTTGGACTCGGTGGCACGGTTACTGCTGGTATTATTTCCGCCCGCAAGCGTGATATTCAGTCCGGTCCCTATGATGATTTCATCCAGACCGATGCCGCGATCAATCGCGGTAATTCCGGTGGACCGTTATTTGATATGGACGGCAAGGTGATCGGCATCAATACAGCGATCTATTCCCCATCAGGTGGCTCTATCGGTATTGGTTTTGCTATTCCGGCTGAAATGGCCGTTGGCGTTATTGATCAGCTTAAAGAATTTGGTGAAGTGCGCCGTGGCTGGCTCGGCGTTCGTATTCAGCCTGTTACCGATGACATCGCGGAAAGCCTTGGCTTGAAGGATGCAAAGGGTGCTTTGATCGCGGGTCTTATTGAAAACTCAGGAGTAGACAATAAAGAGATCAAAGCGGGTGACGTTGTGATCCGTTATGACGCCAAGCCGGTTGAGCGTGCGCGTGACTTGCCGCGACTTGTTGCCGAAAGCGCTGTCGGTGATGAAGTCGAAGTGGTTGTTGTTCGAGACGGTGAAGAGAAGACCGTAAAGGTTAAGCTTGGCCGCCTGATCGAAGACGATAAAAGCACGGAGGAAGCGACTGAAGATCAGGCACCTCCACCAGACATGGAAGAGGGCGAAGAGGGGCAGGAAGTTCCCAATGCTCCTAAGCCGGATACCAAGAAGAAAGAGCAAACGGAACAGGCTGGCACAACAGTGCTTGGCATGAAGCTTTCGGAAATCAACGACGACATACGTGGTGAATTTGGCATTGCAGAGGATGTTGAAGGTGTGGCTGTTCTGTATGTTGCCCCGGGTTCTGCCGCCGGTGAAAAGCGTATCGAAATGGGTGACGTGATTGTCGATATCGGACAGGTCACTGTGAAGTCACCGGTCGATGTGAAAAAGCGAATTGATGCGCTGCGGCGCGAAGGTCGTAAGAATGCGCTTTTGATGCTTGCGTCCCGTTCCGGCGAGTTGCGCTTCGTGACGATCCGAATCGACTAA
- a CDS encoding GNAT family N-acetyltransferase: protein MIILETPRLVIRNWENRDRELLHEINSDAEVMRFFPSRLSRTESDALFERLQKMITETGFGFYAIEEKQSGQPIGFAGLALTDLEPCLPDGTVEIGWRLTPPFWGKGYMTEAGKALLAYAFEKLELPEVVSFAVFNNDRSTSVMRRIGMMRDEARDFDHPKVPDDMPHLKRHVVYSAINPSKN, encoded by the coding sequence ATGATTATTCTGGAAACGCCTCGCCTCGTTATTCGCAACTGGGAAAACCGGGATCGCGAATTGCTTCACGAAATTAACTCGGATGCTGAGGTAATGCGTTTCTTCCCGTCTCGACTTTCTCGTACAGAATCAGACGCATTGTTTGAGCGTCTGCAAAAAATGATCACAGAAACAGGGTTTGGCTTTTACGCTATTGAGGAAAAACAAAGCGGGCAACCAATCGGCTTTGCAGGTCTTGCCCTCACAGATCTCGAACCATGCCTCCCTGACGGCACGGTAGAAATCGGCTGGCGGCTTACACCACCCTTCTGGGGAAAAGGCTATATGACCGAGGCGGGAAAAGCACTTCTGGCTTACGCTTTCGAGAAGCTTGAACTTCCTGAAGTTGTCTCATTTGCTGTATTCAATAATGACCGCTCGACATCCGTTATGCGACGCATCGGAATGATGCGGGATGAAGCACGCGACTTCGACCACCCCAAGGTGCCTGACGACATGCCCCACCTCAAACGTCACGTCGTTTATTCCGCAATAAATCCATCGAAAAACTGA
- the serB gene encoding phosphoserine phosphatase SerB, which translates to MSRPASLVATLIANPAKASLVSTLGIKASAAVNATGLYWLADGIACDIPLASGISHEEADQALRASLDGAPVDVVVQDQDSRRKKILIADMDSTMIQQECIDELAEEAGLREHVAAITARAMNGEIEFEPALRERVALLKGLPLSVIDKVISTRISLMPGGVELVRTMRKYGAYTALVSGGFTSFTRRIADMIGFNEDRANTLLHDGAHLSGTVSDPILGREAKVEKLVEIADRLGLSPNDAIAVGDGANDLGMIQLAGTGVALHAKPAVAAQAKVRIDHGDLTALLYIQGYRKSDFVE; encoded by the coding sequence ATGTCCCGACCCGCTTCCCTCGTTGCTACATTGATTGCCAATCCGGCCAAAGCGTCGCTAGTTTCAACCTTGGGGATTAAAGCCTCGGCAGCAGTGAATGCAACCGGACTTTACTGGCTGGCCGACGGCATCGCCTGCGACATACCGCTCGCTTCAGGCATAAGCCATGAAGAAGCCGATCAGGCGCTGCGCGCTTCCCTCGATGGTGCGCCAGTTGATGTCGTGGTGCAGGATCAGGACAGTCGGCGCAAGAAAATTCTGATTGCAGACATGGATTCCACCATGATCCAGCAGGAATGCATTGATGAACTGGCGGAAGAAGCAGGCCTGCGAGAGCATGTTGCAGCAATCACCGCCCGAGCCATGAATGGTGAAATCGAGTTCGAGCCAGCATTGCGCGAACGCGTCGCGCTCCTCAAAGGCCTGCCGCTTTCGGTCATCGACAAGGTTATCTCGACCCGCATTTCACTTATGCCCGGTGGTGTGGAACTCGTCCGTACCATGCGCAAATATGGGGCCTATACGGCCCTTGTATCGGGTGGCTTCACATCATTCACACGCCGCATTGCCGACATGATTGGCTTTAACGAGGATCGCGCCAACACACTTCTTCATGATGGCGCCCATCTAAGCGGCACCGTTTCCGATCCGATCTTGGGCCGCGAAGCAAAGGTTGAAAAGCTGGTTGAAATAGCTGACCGCCTCGGTCTCAGCCCGAACGATGCAATCGCTGTAGGTGACGGCGCCAACGATCTGGGTATGATCCAGCTCGCTGGCACCGGTGTTGCTCTTCATGCAAAACCAGCCGTCGCGGCACAGGCAAAAGTTCGCATTGATCATGGTGACCTGACCGCCCTTCTTTATATTCAGGGTTATCGTAAATCGGATTTTGTCGAATGA